A stretch of [Clostridium] innocuum DNA encodes these proteins:
- the hflB gene encoding ATP-dependent zinc metalloprotease FtsH — protein sequence MNKQKKPLYFYYLLILIVIVAGNMLFSAMEQSRIKDVSYNTFIKQTEQKKIDKVEIGDQSISYTLKKDEKTIYQTETMETDTALSQRLYDAGATFTRVHTKEMNPWLSFLITGILPIILLFWFGNHMFKKMQKKMGGDAMSFGGGGLGGFGKSDAKIYVKSQTGKTFLDVAGQEEAKAALQEMVEFLKSPQRYTQIGAQMPKGALLVGPPGTGKTLLAKAVAGEANVPFFSISGSEFVEMFVGRGAARVRDLFKQAREKAPCIVFIDEIDTIGKKRDGAGVGGNDEREQTLNQLLAEMDGFDGSTGVILLAATNRPESLDQALLRPGRFDRRIPVDLPDLAGRQAILQVHAKDVRMGKNIDFRAIARATAGASGAELANIINEAALLAVKDNRTQVIQKDLEDSVETVIAGYERKNAVISTKEKLIVSYHEIGHALVAAKAKNSMPVTKITIVPRTSGALGYTLQVPEEESNLITKEEAFTKIMTCCGGRAAEDLVFHSITSGASNDIEQATKIARSMITRLGMSETFGMTALETVNNKYLGGDTSLACSDQTATRVDEEVVRLIQQAYEEARRILEENKEKLHELAKFLYERETITGEQFMEIVNRVPQLETAQNL from the coding sequence ATGAATAAACAAAAGAAACCCTTATATTTTTATTATCTGCTGATACTGATTGTCATTGTTGCGGGAAACATGCTGTTTTCCGCAATGGAACAGAGTCGAATCAAGGATGTCAGCTACAATACCTTTATTAAACAGACAGAACAGAAAAAAATCGACAAGGTGGAAATCGGTGATCAAAGCATCAGCTATACGCTGAAAAAGGATGAGAAGACGATTTATCAGACGGAAACGATGGAAACGGATACCGCGCTGTCTCAGCGGCTGTATGATGCCGGGGCAACCTTTACAAGAGTACACACGAAGGAAATGAATCCCTGGCTGTCCTTCCTGATAACGGGTATCCTGCCGATTATTCTGCTGTTCTGGTTCGGTAACCACATGTTTAAGAAGATGCAGAAGAAAATGGGCGGTGATGCCATGAGCTTTGGGGGAGGCGGCTTAGGCGGCTTTGGAAAGAGCGATGCGAAAATATATGTAAAATCACAGACAGGGAAAACCTTTCTGGATGTGGCTGGACAGGAGGAAGCCAAGGCTGCGCTGCAGGAAATGGTGGAATTTCTCAAAAGTCCCCAACGCTATACCCAGATTGGTGCACAGATGCCAAAGGGAGCTCTGCTTGTCGGGCCTCCGGGTACCGGGAAGACACTGCTTGCGAAAGCGGTGGCAGGGGAAGCAAATGTACCGTTTTTCTCAATCAGCGGTTCGGAATTTGTCGAGATGTTTGTCGGGCGCGGAGCTGCCAGAGTCCGTGATCTGTTCAAACAAGCCAGAGAAAAGGCACCGTGTATCGTGTTTATTGATGAAATCGACACCATAGGAAAGAAGCGGGATGGTGCAGGTGTGGGTGGTAATGATGAACGGGAACAGACGCTGAATCAGCTGCTGGCGGAAATGGACGGCTTTGACGGAAGTACCGGCGTCATCCTTCTAGCTGCTACCAATCGCCCGGAATCTCTGGATCAGGCACTGCTTCGTCCGGGACGCTTTGACCGGCGCATACCGGTGGATTTACCGGATCTTGCCGGGCGTCAGGCCATTTTGCAGGTACACGCCAAGGATGTTCGCATGGGCAAGAATATTGACTTTCGTGCAATCGCAAGAGCGACTGCCGGTGCGAGCGGTGCGGAGCTGGCCAATATTATCAATGAAGCTGCCCTGCTTGCGGTCAAGGATAACCGGACACAGGTCATCCAAAAGGATTTGGAGGACAGCGTGGAAACGGTGATCGCCGGATATGAACGTAAAAACGCTGTCATATCAACCAAGGAAAAGCTGATTGTATCCTATCATGAAATCGGCCACGCACTGGTTGCGGCCAAAGCGAAAAACAGTATGCCGGTAACGAAAATCACGATCGTACCGCGAACAAGCGGTGCACTTGGCTATACCCTGCAGGTTCCGGAGGAGGAAAGTAACCTGATCACCAAGGAGGAGGCATTCACCAAAATCATGACCTGCTGCGGCGGACGTGCTGCAGAGGATCTGGTGTTCCATTCCATCACCAGTGGAGCCAGCAATGATATCGAGCAGGCAACCAAGATTGCCAGAAGCATGATCACGCGTCTGGGAATGAGTGAAACCTTCGGGATGACAGCACTGGAAACTGTGAATAATAAATATCTGGGCGGCGATACCTCGCTTGCCTGCAGCGATCAGACAGCAACCCGTGTCGATGAAGAGGTCGTCAGGCTGATACAGCAGGCCTATGAGGAAGCACGCCGTATTCTGGAGGAGAACAAGGAGAAGCTGCATGAGCTGGCAAAATTCCTGTATGAGCGTGAAACGATAACAGGAGAGCAGTTTATGGAAATCGTCAATCGCGTTCCTCAGCTCGAAACAGCACAGAATTTGTAG
- a CDS encoding zinc dependent phospholipase C family protein: protein MPNIITHKIFAEEVLKSMTKHDIRSMIERHPQIFYIGSNGPDFLFFSHIKPWESYKSHALNRLGSAMHAHGINAFYETAIECIRAQKHEDVKELMSVYLFGHLCHWALDKTTHPYIFYRTGNCRGVSAGLHHRFESMMDTMMLEKYRGLSIRDYPCYEICAYDEDILKAIARIYVPAARKVYHHEVKVHDIRETLNSWYDVQKLLYDPANIKYPLLKGFETLARKPWAVSGNVVRPSVDERYDVLNEEHAIWKHPCDDTITSNASFIDMFNEAIETAVRVVDKAYGCIEYGADSQSVLELLQDAAYDTGMDGKRDMKYFDIIYD from the coding sequence ATGCCAAATATTATTACACATAAGATTTTTGCGGAAGAAGTGCTGAAGAGCATGACCAAGCACGATATCCGTTCCATGATAGAGCGTCATCCGCAGATATTCTATATCGGCAGCAATGGTCCTGATTTCCTGTTCTTTTCTCATATCAAACCATGGGAATCCTATAAAAGTCATGCGCTGAACAGGCTGGGCAGTGCCATGCATGCACATGGTATCAATGCGTTTTATGAAACAGCAATCGAATGCATCCGTGCACAGAAGCATGAGGATGTAAAGGAGCTGATGAGTGTTTATCTGTTTGGTCACCTGTGTCACTGGGCGCTGGATAAGACGACACATCCCTATATTTTCTATCGTACAGGGAACTGCCGGGGTGTCAGTGCAGGTCTGCATCACCGCTTTGAGTCTATGATGGATACCATGATGCTGGAAAAATACCGCGGCTTGAGTATCCGGGATTATCCGTGCTATGAAATCTGTGCATATGATGAGGATATTCTGAAGGCGATCGCCCGCATATACGTACCAGCTGCACGCAAGGTTTATCACCATGAGGTTAAGGTACACGATATCAGGGAAACCCTGAACTCCTGGTATGATGTACAGAAGCTGCTGTATGATCCTGCAAATATCAAATATCCGCTGTTAAAGGGCTTTGAGACGCTTGCACGCAAGCCCTGGGCTGTCAGCGGCAACGTTGTCCGTCCGTCTGTGGATGAGCGCTATGATGTATTGAACGAAGAGCATGCGATCTGGAAGCATCCGTGTGATGATACGATCACATCCAACGCTTCTTTTATTGATATGTTCAACGAGGCAATTGAAACGGCTGTTCGTGTAGTTGACAAGGCATACGGCTGTATAGAATACGGAGCTGACAGTCAATCTGTGCTCGAGCTTCTGCAGGATGCCGCCTACGATACCGGAATGGACGGCAAGCGGGATATGAAGTATTTCGATATTATCTATGACTGA
- a CDS encoding peptidase, which produces MKLFDLHADIGYDVMQKKHTETDILNRFHLQKFLEGEVSYIGMASFFEGSETWDYMQDMVLSLKKEIEHCEMIDLVLCGEDLIENGHIKAILTVEGMCGIKEHAREKIEWLYAQGVRIASFCWNEENLLATGVKGNPEHGLHPLGEEALQAMIDCNMLVDVSHANERTFWDIMAHPSARVIATHSNARALCDHPRNLWDDQIIAIAKRGGIIGMNSAPAFVHERPEKRDIPHLVAHMHYIKQLAGIEALALGLDYMDFYEGCEELHTKNLEDCSKSQRLIEGMLTRNFSEEEVRLIASENALRKLKEVL; this is translated from the coding sequence ATGAAGCTGTTTGATTTGCATGCGGACATCGGATACGATGTCATGCAGAAGAAGCACACGGAAACAGATATACTGAACCGCTTTCATCTGCAGAAGTTTTTAGAGGGTGAGGTTTCTTATATCGGTATGGCATCCTTTTTTGAGGGAAGTGAAACGTGGGACTATATGCAGGATATGGTTTTGTCCCTGAAAAAGGAAATCGAGCATTGCGAGATGATCGATTTGGTGCTTTGTGGTGAGGATTTAATTGAAAACGGACATATCAAGGCAATACTGACTGTGGAGGGAATGTGCGGTATCAAGGAGCATGCCAGAGAAAAAATCGAGTGGCTGTATGCGCAGGGTGTACGCATTGCCTCCTTTTGCTGGAACGAGGAAAATCTGCTGGCAACCGGCGTAAAGGGGAATCCGGAGCATGGCCTTCATCCGCTTGGGGAAGAGGCACTGCAGGCAATGATTGACTGCAATATGCTGGTGGATGTATCCCATGCCAATGAGCGAACCTTCTGGGATATTATGGCACATCCCTCAGCACGAGTTATCGCCACGCATTCCAATGCGAGAGCGTTGTGTGATCATCCACGGAATCTTTGGGACGATCAGATTATCGCTATCGCAAAGCGGGGGGGAATCATCGGTATGAACAGTGCACCGGCGTTTGTTCATGAGCGTCCTGAAAAACGCGATATCCCTCATCTGGTTGCTCATATGCACTATATAAAGCAGCTGGCAGGAATCGAAGCACTGGCACTGGGGCTTGATTATATGGATTTCTATGAGGGCTGTGAGGAGCTGCATACAAAAAATCTGGAGGATTGTTCAAAGAGCCAGCGTTTGATTGAGGGAATGCTGACCCGGAATTTCAGTGAGGAAGAGGTAAGATTGATTGCCAGTGAGAATGCTCTGCGTAAGCTGAAAGAGGTTTTGTAA
- a CDS encoding pilus assembly protein yields the protein MVRGMKRLMAFFVVFTLLFQMTDMPLHAENSRDVSALLTVKEAYIEQNHKDVVENSMLTDTDPVSVSVNFKVPVLGDGLTEEDSYVRKGDTAVIELATKYKLADTASPSFALTRKVEENGGSREVKIGLLRIVTDTDANKVYAHIVFDGDDEVFDGQPIAGGGAWSNVNCKFSTTLEYNGTGDGAKPGEHAVTILGKSFSVKVPEPPVIMTMEKSGAVEGKFVSWKVKIDAQQAGAAADFGGYVFQDNLKSVGSYVDRSFKIGTAEDGSDAVEREVSYEASLLQHTFPESAKGICYVFFKTEIPDAIYYANSEKTIRNTAVILKDEGQVSTSSASVNYDGTWIKKELNGINHKDGTISWTITANQPAASLTNAVITDKLDSKLNWQSAALEIYNGTSWDAGSASFSNEPADGKYEIGTINAKVRLTITAQLKDKSEIEHTVVSVNNKATLSWEGNTGVGSNSVYSSIGFNPITKTKGAYDASAHTATWNVNVEQSDVNDDLRVLELLVYDASFTWDDAYEITDNTGADLTTVSKEVVKSLTPSCNQRYVKDSFATEADSAAVPTLHHIKKNGTVIADVLVVTGTDVNGLAVDKHNQSFSYKSQVTNPNIYLSNDNQSGNSVKNTAFLYSGNKLVNQANATVSCPNTILLKDALTAVDGAKDLTNADNVNKQASAADKLYNYKDGSAVFRLQVNASDLKDMTNDVTTVDGEQLGDVTVKDILPKGWEFQNITADKKFLIYEGVSANGKVTAKTLVEPDYITSDFTKAGEAAFTFSSLQKPYVILLKAGPNEQTAKGYFDKNQKISLENAASLTAEHMTAEKHVKQSIQIKSTTISKTKQRPDNGILQWKITYNPYMQKYGNALIQDTLSEGIELRMKSDGALDMDEQNIAIQELDMEADGTLKAGKPLKDTAKYIRYNPVNRTLYFTIPDEQKVYQLIYLTDITGDYQSTLSNHAILASGHTEESGVTVNDQVYRSDAQSTMQRSGWLEITKVNEKNIPLEGAEFTVFSKENDAVIRKGVTPVSGVLTIRGLPIGSYYMKETKAPDNYLLSPVVYQIEVIKEDVSVLTKINGSKNTLTLVNTQEGTSGDLKIRKELKGNDTDSDLEFKFRIQAGKLNKEVAYLGEGGKKDGTLVFTDGKAEFTLCGGQSIQLVNLPKDTDYTIEEQEYQELGYQIEKQNDKGTIKADVLQEAVFTNIRNKVLSPVYYQMNVHISLDGQKPQNGQFRFQLKDEMGGVLQTVKNDGGVIKLKELKFSSPGVYTYQITQMTNAVDTIRYDEGLYTVIITVIEKDGLLTVESVVWEKDGKSYESDTPLFSNTTSQEETPQQPIAPDESQEDATLDTEEKETLPEKEPVKTKEQQTGDKNKGAVKHEKKKATAETYDSTHMTLWLLTASVSFALLGIIKLYGMRKKS from the coding sequence ATGGTTAGAGGTATGAAACGTCTGATGGCATTTTTCGTAGTATTTACACTTTTGTTTCAAATGACAGATATGCCGCTGCATGCGGAAAACAGCAGGGATGTCAGTGCTTTACTGACAGTTAAGGAAGCGTATATTGAACAAAATCATAAGGATGTTGTGGAAAACAGCATGTTGACAGATACCGATCCGGTATCTGTATCTGTTAATTTTAAGGTGCCCGTTTTAGGAGACGGATTGACAGAAGAGGATTCTTATGTAAGAAAAGGAGATACTGCTGTAATTGAGCTTGCAACGAAGTATAAGCTGGCAGATACAGCTTCTCCAAGCTTTGCTCTGACAAGAAAGGTTGAGGAAAACGGCGGCAGCAGAGAAGTTAAAATCGGATTGCTTCGCATTGTTACAGACACGGATGCGAATAAAGTATATGCCCATATCGTTTTTGACGGTGATGATGAGGTGTTTGATGGACAGCCCATAGCCGGGGGAGGCGCCTGGTCAAATGTCAATTGTAAATTCTCAACAACTCTGGAATATAACGGTACAGGAGATGGCGCCAAGCCTGGAGAACATGCTGTAACCATTTTGGGAAAAAGCTTTTCTGTAAAGGTGCCGGAACCGCCTGTTATTATGACTATGGAAAAAAGCGGAGCTGTTGAAGGAAAGTTTGTCAGCTGGAAGGTCAAAATAGATGCGCAACAGGCAGGAGCAGCTGCAGATTTTGGCGGCTATGTATTTCAGGATAATCTGAAAAGCGTTGGAAGCTATGTGGACAGATCCTTTAAAATCGGAACGGCAGAGGATGGCAGTGATGCTGTAGAAAGAGAGGTTTCCTATGAAGCTTCACTGCTGCAGCACACATTTCCGGAATCGGCAAAAGGGATTTGCTATGTGTTTTTCAAAACGGAAATCCCGGATGCAATTTATTATGCAAACAGCGAAAAAACGATAAGAAATACCGCTGTCATCCTAAAGGATGAGGGGCAGGTCAGTACATCCAGTGCCAGTGTGAACTATGATGGAACCTGGATAAAAAAGGAATTGAATGGAATTAACCATAAGGATGGAACGATATCATGGACGATTACAGCAAATCAGCCTGCTGCATCGTTAACGAATGCAGTCATTACGGACAAGCTGGATAGTAAATTGAACTGGCAGTCTGCAGCTTTGGAAATATATAATGGAACCTCCTGGGACGCAGGATCTGCTTCTTTTTCCAATGAACCGGCGGATGGAAAATATGAAATTGGTACTATAAATGCCAAGGTTCGACTGACAATCACGGCACAGCTCAAGGATAAATCGGAAATAGAGCATACCGTGGTATCGGTAAATAATAAAGCAACACTCAGCTGGGAAGGGAATACAGGAGTTGGCAGCAATTCTGTCTACAGCAGCATCGGATTCAATCCGATCACCAAGACGAAAGGAGCCTATGATGCGTCTGCACATACGGCGACCTGGAATGTGAACGTGGAGCAGTCCGATGTGAATGATGATTTACGTGTGCTGGAGCTGCTTGTGTATGATGCATCCTTTACCTGGGATGATGCTTATGAAATCACAGACAATACTGGAGCAGACTTAACGACAGTAAGCAAAGAGGTTGTAAAGAGCTTGACTCCCAGCTGTAATCAGCGGTATGTAAAGGATTCCTTTGCTACGGAAGCTGACAGTGCTGCTGTTCCTACACTTCATCATATCAAAAAGAATGGTACGGTGATTGCGGATGTTCTGGTCGTCACAGGGACAGATGTTAACGGGCTGGCTGTGGATAAACATAATCAGAGCTTCTCTTATAAATCACAGGTTACCAATCCGAATATTTATTTAAGTAATGATAATCAGAGCGGAAACAGTGTGAAAAATACAGCTTTTCTTTATAGTGGCAATAAACTTGTGAATCAGGCAAATGCAACTGTCAGCTGTCCGAATACCATACTGTTAAAGGATGCTTTGACAGCTGTGGATGGTGCAAAGGATTTGACGAATGCTGACAATGTTAATAAACAGGCCTCAGCTGCTGATAAGCTGTATAATTATAAAGATGGCTCTGCTGTTTTCCGCCTTCAGGTCAATGCAAGCGATTTGAAGGATATGACCAATGATGTAACAACTGTCGACGGCGAACAACTGGGAGATGTTACCGTGAAGGATATCCTTCCGAAGGGATGGGAGTTTCAGAATATCACAGCGGATAAAAAGTTTTTGATATATGAAGGGGTATCCGCGAACGGAAAAGTTACGGCGAAAACACTTGTTGAACCGGATTATATTACCAGTGATTTCACGAAAGCAGGAGAAGCTGCATTCACCTTTTCCTCATTGCAGAAGCCATATGTGATCCTGTTGAAGGCAGGACCGAATGAGCAGACGGCAAAGGGATATTTCGATAAGAATCAAAAGATTAGTCTTGAGAATGCTGCTTCCCTGACCGCAGAGCATATGACTGCGGAAAAGCATGTAAAGCAAAGCATACAGATAAAAAGCACCACAATATCCAAAACAAAGCAGCGACCTGACAATGGAATTCTGCAATGGAAAATCACCTACAATCCCTATATGCAGAAATATGGGAATGCGCTTATTCAGGATACCTTGTCTGAGGGAATCGAGCTGCGGATGAAATCTGATGGAGCTCTGGATATGGATGAACAAAACATAGCCATACAAGAGCTGGATATGGAAGCAGACGGTACCCTGAAGGCAGGGAAACCACTGAAGGATACAGCAAAATACATACGATATAATCCTGTAAACAGAACCTTGTATTTTACAATCCCTGATGAACAGAAAGTCTATCAGCTGATTTATCTGACCGATATAACAGGGGATTATCAAAGTACGCTATCCAATCACGCTATCCTTGCTTCCGGTCATACAGAAGAATCCGGAGTTACCGTGAATGACCAGGTTTATCGCTCAGATGCCCAATCTACAATGCAGCGCAGCGGCTGGCTGGAAATCACCAAGGTCAATGAGAAAAATATTCCTTTGGAAGGAGCGGAATTTACCGTATTCAGTAAGGAAAATGATGCTGTCATTCGAAAGGGAGTCACCCCGGTGAGTGGTGTTTTGACAATCCGGGGTCTGCCGATTGGAAGCTATTATATGAAAGAGACAAAAGCACCTGATAATTACCTGCTGTCACCGGTTGTTTATCAGATTGAGGTCATAAAGGAAGACGTATCCGTTCTTACAAAGATCAATGGAAGTAAAAACACGCTAACCCTGGTCAATACACAGGAGGGAACGAGCGGTGATTTAAAGATACGCAAGGAGCTGAAAGGAAATGATACTGATTCTGATTTGGAATTCAAATTCAGAATTCAGGCAGGTAAGCTAAACAAGGAAGTAGCCTATCTTGGAGAGGGAGGAAAAAAAGACGGCACGCTTGTCTTTACGGATGGTAAAGCGGAATTTACCTTATGCGGAGGGCAGAGTATACAGCTGGTGAATCTGCCAAAGGATACAGATTATACGATTGAGGAACAGGAATATCAGGAATTGGGGTATCAGATTGAAAAACAGAATGATAAAGGAACGATCAAAGCAGACGTGCTGCAGGAAGCGGTCTTTACCAATATTCGAAACAAGGTGTTATCGCCTGTATATTATCAGATGAATGTACATATTTCATTAGATGGACAAAAGCCGCAGAACGGGCAGTTCCGGTTTCAGCTGAAGGATGAGATGGGGGGAGTGCTGCAGACAGTGAAAAATGATGGCGGTGTGATTAAATTAAAGGAATTGAAATTCAGCAGTCCGGGTGTTTACACCTATCAAATTACACAGATGACCAATGCTGTGGATACGATTCGATACGATGAGGGCTTGTACACCGTTATCATCACCGTCATTGAGAAGGATGGTCTTCTTACAGTGGAGAGTGTTGTATGGGAAAAGGACGGGAAATCCTACGAATCAGATACACCGCTGTTTTCAAATACGACATCACAGGAGGAAACACCACAACAGCCGATTGCACCGGATGAATCACAGGAAGATGCAACATTGGATACAGAAGAGAAGGAAACACTTCCTGAGAAAGAGCCGGTAAAGACAAAGGAGCAGCAAACAGGGGATAAGAACAAAGGAGCAGTAAAGCATGAAAAGAAAAAGGCGACAGCTGAAACCTATGACAGCACGCATATGACATTATGGCTTTTGACTGCTTCTGTATCTTTTGCCTTGCTGGGAATCATCAAACTGTATGGGATGCGGAAAAAAAGCTAG
- a CDS encoding DUF1893 domain-containing protein produces the protein MDELIRILKAEELTCVVLQKQRLYKEHANGILPILHLLDQGHLQGAQLVDKVIGKAAALLMVRGDVHQVHACVISTHALEIFQLYNIPVTYDEQVPYIINRTKTGMCPMEACVMDVNDPAAAQRLLNAKVKSMKAEQHV, from the coding sequence ATGGATGAACTCATTAGAATTCTGAAAGCGGAGGAGCTTACCTGTGTCGTATTGCAGAAGCAGCGGCTGTACAAGGAACATGCGAACGGCATCCTTCCCATCCTGCATTTGCTGGATCAGGGACATCTGCAGGGTGCCCAGCTGGTTGACAAAGTTATTGGCAAAGCAGCAGCGCTGTTAATGGTCCGCGGAGATGTACATCAGGTACATGCCTGTGTCATTTCCACGCATGCCCTGGAAATTTTCCAGCTGTACAACATACCAGTAACCTATGACGAACAGGTTCCCTATATCATCAACCGTACCAAAACCGGTATGTGTCCGATGGAAGCGTGTGTTATGGATGTGAATGATCCGGCAGCTGCGCAGCGATTGCTTAATGCAAAGGTGAAAAGCATGAAAGCAGAGCAGCACGTATAA
- the raiA gene encoding ribosome-associated translation inhibitor RaiA, with translation MKVQIYGKNITVTPAIAEKIEKKLNHLEKYFIIDENVVANVVVRVYPNKQKIEVTIPTKFAVLRAEVVQDDLYAAIDLAIDKLEDQIRRQKTRLTRKNKEKLAYAFIEEEEIEEEFDDTDNELVRTKSLVPDTMELDEAIMRMEMLNHSFFIYRDDETKEIAVVYKRHDGGYGLIETE, from the coding sequence ATGAAAGTCCAGATCTACGGAAAAAACATTACAGTAACTCCAGCGATTGCTGAAAAAATCGAGAAGAAATTAAACCATCTCGAAAAGTATTTCATAATTGATGAAAACGTAGTCGCTAATGTGGTGGTGCGGGTGTATCCGAATAAACAGAAAATCGAGGTTACGATCCCTACAAAATTTGCAGTATTGCGTGCAGAGGTTGTACAGGACGATTTATATGCAGCTATCGATTTGGCGATTGATAAATTAGAGGATCAGATTCGTCGTCAGAAAACAAGACTGACAAGAAAAAATAAAGAGAAACTGGCATATGCGTTCATTGAAGAAGAGGAAATTGAGGAAGAATTTGACGATACCGATAATGAACTGGTTCGTACAAAATCACTGGTTCCGGATACCATGGAGCTGGATGAGGCAATCATGCGTATGGAAATGCTGAACCACAGCTTCTTCATTTACCGTGATGATGAAACCAAGGAAATTGCGGTTGTCTATAAGCGTCATGACGGCGGTTACGGATTGATTGAAACAGAATAA
- a CDS encoding helix-turn-helix transcriptional regulator yields the protein MTLGGRIQTLRKQRGITQEELAKAMQVSTQAVSKCTKGAQSGNAVEHRMPCCYRGWQIISMFQLIICLEEENRSRKD from the coding sequence ATGACGCTTGGAGGCAGAATTCAGACACTGCGAAAGCAAAGAGGAATTACACAGGAGGAGCTGGCCAAGGCTATGCAGGTATCGACACAGGCAGTATCCAAATGCACCAAAGGCGCGCAGAGCGGGAATGCGGTGGAACACCGGATGCCATGCTGTTACCGCGGCTGGCAGATTATTTCAATGTTTCAGTTGATTATTTGTTTGGAAGAGGAAAACAGGAGCCGGAAAGACTAA
- a CDS encoding ABC transporter ATP-binding protein produces the protein MNSIKSAVYKKNRLNFILALLGSIGNAGIAEGVAFLLREFVDISISGSMDALYRMLKMFVLLLLAMVLVDVISFIFTNRFICRGMRQYKHILFKGLLQRSISSFQKEAVAQCMSALSNDATVIEKNNLEAIFEICTYGMMLAAGLGSMLYLDSYLTICVILASMVPLLVSVFFSGALQRAECCTSKHHVDFIALLKDLFSGFTVIKSFQAEAVVLDAFEQENTALEKSKKRRRDLISILMLLSQISGFLVNLVVFGLGAWLCIQGRITAGTVIAFVQLLNYITLPIEKLPALYSKRKASAALMEKGEAVLHVKEESLPEKTVTKFRQAVALEHVSFSYEEGKKVLSDINIRFEKGKRYAVVGASGSGKSTLLQLLLGYDRGYEGKIFLDEVELNALSRESLYRLVSMVEQNVFVFNATLLDNITMFQSFPPAVCEHALKRSGLDTFVREKGAEYLCGENGCLLSGGEKQRISIARGFIRNAQILMMDEATAALDTATARYVEESILHLDDVTAIVVTHKLHADILKQYDEILVMKDGRIEEAGTFEELYTRKGCFYSLYRLSV, from the coding sequence ATGAATAGCATCAAATCTGCGGTATACAAAAAGAATCGGCTGAATTTTATCCTTGCCTTGCTGGGCTCGATTGGCAATGCAGGGATTGCTGAAGGGGTTGCCTTTTTACTGCGTGAATTTGTTGATATATCAATCAGCGGTTCCATGGATGCTCTTTACCGTATGCTCAAAATGTTTGTTCTGCTTTTGCTTGCAATGGTGCTTGTGGATGTCATCAGCTTTATATTTACCAACCGCTTTATCTGTCGTGGAATGCGTCAGTACAAGCATATACTTTTTAAAGGGCTGCTGCAGCGTAGTATTTCGTCCTTTCAAAAGGAAGCAGTTGCACAATGCATGTCCGCATTGAGCAATGATGCGACGGTGATCGAAAAAAATAATCTCGAGGCGATTTTTGAAATCTGCACGTATGGGATGATGCTTGCTGCAGGTCTTGGCTCTATGCTGTATCTGGACAGCTATCTAACAATCTGTGTGATTCTGGCAAGTATGGTGCCGCTGCTGGTATCTGTATTCTTTTCCGGCGCTTTGCAAAGAGCAGAGTGTTGTACATCGAAGCACCATGTGGACTTCATTGCTCTGCTGAAGGATTTGTTCAGTGGTTTTACGGTAATCAAAAGCTTTCAGGCGGAAGCTGTAGTGCTCGATGCTTTTGAGCAGGAAAATACAGCGCTGGAGAAATCCAAAAAACGTCGCAGGGATCTGATTTCCATACTGATGCTGCTGTCGCAGATATCTGGGTTTCTAGTGAATCTGGTCGTTTTCGGTCTAGGTGCCTGGTTGTGTATCCAAGGCAGAATTACTGCAGGGACGGTGATTGCATTCGTCCAGCTGCTGAATTATATTACACTGCCGATTGAAAAGCTCCCTGCACTGTACTCAAAAAGAAAGGCCAGTGCCGCCCTCATGGAAAAAGGGGAAGCTGTTTTGCATGTGAAGGAGGAATCGCTTCCTGAGAAAACAGTAACAAAGTTTCGGCAGGCTGTAGCACTGGAGCATGTGAGTTTCTCATATGAGGAAGGGAAAAAGGTTTTGTCTGATATCAACATTCGTTTTGAAAAGGGAAAGCGATATGCTGTTGTTGGAGCGAGCGGAAGCGGGAAATCCACTCTGCTGCAGCTGTTGCTGGGATATGATCGAGGCTATGAGGGAAAAATTTTTCTGGATGAAGTAGAGCTCAATGCATTAAGCAGAGAAAGTCTCTATCGTCTGGTATCCATGGTGGAGCAGAATGTTTTTGTATTCAATGCAACACTGCTGGATAATATCACAATGTTTCAAAGCTTTCCTCCGGCAGTCTGTGAACATGCCCTAAAGCGCAGTGGTCTGGATACATTTGTACGTGAAAAGGGTGCCGAGTATCTGTGCGGAGAGAACGGCTGTCTACTATCCGGTGGGGAAAAGCAGCGCATCAGTATAGCACGCGGTTTCATTCGCAATGCACAAATCCTTATGATGGATGAAGCAACGGCGGCACTGGATACTGCAACCGCCCGTTATGTAGAGGAGTCAATCCTGCACCTTGACGATGTAACCGCAATCGTGGTTACCCATAAGCTGCATGCCGATATTCTGAAGCAATACGATGAGATTCTCGTTATGAAGGATGGACGAATTGAGGAAGCAGGAACATTTGAGGAGCTGTATACAAGAAAGGGATGCTTCTATTCCCTGTATCGTCTAAGTGTCTGA